In Balaenoptera musculus isolate JJ_BM4_2016_0621 chromosome 16, mBalMus1.pri.v3, whole genome shotgun sequence, the DNA window GTGTATGCACGCTGTTACTCACCTGCCCACCCCCGTGGTGAGTACCGCAGATGTCCCTCTCTGGCTTGGAAGCTTCTTAGAGGAGCCAGAGGGACCTTTTTGCCTTAGTCAAGAGGGACTGGCCACCCTGCTGTGTGACTGAGGTATGCACTGTAGGGTACAGATAGGCAAGAATTTCCTGACTACCCTAAAACAGAATGGCCGGCCTGCCACACAGCATTCTCTGGAATCACTAAAGAAGAATAGGAAGAGTATTAGTTGTAGAGTCAGAGCAGCTTTTTTGGTTGTCTTGGTTGAACAAGGCTAAGATTAGCTTCTCTAACTCCACAGCTGCTGCCGTACAAACTGCAGGTGATCCGGGCCTTAGCCAAACCCCTGGATGACAAGAAGAGACTGGTGCGTAAGGAAGCAGTGTCAGCCAGGGGAGAATGGTGAGTTTTTAGGTCATGGGGAGAGATGGGATTGAAATGGGCCTCACCACTAATGCTGTCAACATTCTTTTCGCCTACAGGTTTCTGCTGGGGAGCCCTGGCAGCTGAGCCCTCCATCCTGGCCTACACTGTTCTGACAGACAATCTAACCTGAAATTACTAACTATCAAGCCATCTTGCCCAAAGCAGGGAGATGACTGGCTTCTGATTGCCTTTCCCACAGACACCGCACAAATGCTGGGCCTCTGTCGCATGGCTGTACAAGAAACATAGGAATCCTGACTTCTAATGGATTTGTGAAGTAACTGAGTGTGAGACTACTTGTGTTTGAAGAATGATCTTGGTTTTGGGGCTTTTCCATTTATATGTCAGAAAAAGTGAGATATGCTGCTGAGGGTGAATACAGATGAGTGTGGCCCTGAGGACCAGGGATGGTGGCGTGTGTGTACCTGCTGGAGAATAAAGATTCTTTTGGTAATGGGGCCGTCAGttatttccctctctccacttTTGCCTCAGCAGTACATAACCAGAAGCGACACTGCATAAGCTAGAGGAACAGTAGTGATTGATAGGAACTGGCCAGGAATTCTTCAGGACATCCAACCCCTCCAAGTGGGGCAGAGGTGGCAGGACCAGAACACCCACTCACTAGGCCTTGACCCTGACTttccccttccccgccccacAAGAAAGGCAAAGAGTGAAAAGCTACatatcattaaaaaatcaaatacctTTATTTTTGCTCCCTTCAGCATGTGAGAAGTGGCAGTGACCTCAGCAGTAGGCCTGGTATCTTTGCCCTGTTGAGGAGCCAGGATCTCAGCTCTACCATTCAGGTGTTTTCCCAGATGGCAAGTGGAAGAGGTGGTAGCCAACCCCAGTGCTGTAAGCTGGAGGAGGTCGGGGTCAGTACCCGGCCAGGTTGCTAGCTGCCTGATCTCCAGTCTGGGGCTGGAACTTCTGTTTGCCTGAGTAAAGGGACATCAGTCCTAGGATTTTGCCACATCATGCCTTGCTTCCGCCATGGCCGGGAGACTGGTCCTTGAGCTGTCCCTGCATGGTACCGTAAGGCAGGCGCACTGGCTCTTTTTGCTCAAGGATTCCAAGAAGCTATCCTTGAAGGCCCTTGAGGCAGTGGAGGAAGCAGGGTGGTGCTCAAGTTGTGGCTGACACACTCCAGCTCACACTGCCATCACAGAGGCTGAGTGAGCAGTCACCCAGGGAGGGGGATCCCAGCTCAGTCCGTTCCCATGGGGCAGGTGACTGGAAGGTAACAACACCCGAGTCAGCCAATGCCTataagagaagacagaaatacttGTGAGGTCTAAGATTTCCTAGTCTTCCTTCCTGAGCTTCATTCCTCAGCAAAGATACATCAAGGTAGTCTGAAGCTACCCTGGCGTTCATCGCAAAAGCAATAAAAGTTCCAATTTTGTCCAATAAATGTGCCCTCTGGTGCCTTGAAGGCCTTTAGAGGTTTTGAGCTAAACTTCTAAGGGGCCACCGTAAGCACAGTGACAGGCAGGAATAATAggatgggaaaaggaagagggcagGTACTTACGGTCACCTACTTATTACTGCCTCAGTAGTTGCAATTTGAAGAATGATTTACCTTTGCCTCTTGGGCTGAGGGAGCTAGCTTCATTTCTTGTCTTAGGCCCTCTGTCACAAATAGGTGACTTCAATCCCACAAATTATGTGCTTGAAATCCAGACACTGCCATACAAATGAGAGGTGACTGGTGGCCAGCATACCCTAACTAGAGGTCCCTTCTCGAGAACAGCTTTCTAAGGATTCTGTCGTAGTCACCTGCTACCATACCAATATGGGGGCCCCTAGCCACACATGCCTGTTTAAGTTGGtgaagatgaaattaaatttaaaattcaattcacTGATatattagccacatttcaagcgcTCAAAAGCCGTATGTGACTAGTGGCTAATGTTTTAGACAGCAGAGGTATAGAATATTtttctcatcacagaaagttcaaTGAACAGCGCTGgtctaaatattttactttacctTCCTGTGTCCACACCCAGGAATACCTTCCAGTTGTCCAAGCAGCCATAGTTGTAATGATTCCTAAAAACCTAGagcaaagaaaaacatgtttctaTGAACCCTTTTCCTTAAACCAATTTTGAGCCTAAATTGGCCAGGCAAGTTCTGGATTTCATGATGCCTGCCTTAGTTGGCCCTGGCCATGGCCTCTGTTTACAGGATGGCAGGTTCAGTTACCTACCCATCCCTCCACCCCAATCCCGGCCCTACTCACTCTGCCCTTGGCCTGCAGCCGACGTCGCTCCTTCTTGTTGATGTGCCTTTCGATACTAGTCTCACCTCGACTGATGAGAACAGCGTGCCATACAGTTAGGGCACCCAGGGCAAGTGCCACGGAACTGAGAAAAGAGGGGCAAAGATTGTGGGGTAGTGTGGAGGGAGAGGCCATGCGTAGGTCTGAAATTGAGCTGAGCAACAGTGACTGCCTAGGGACTTATGTCTAAGTCTGCCTTAACTCCCAGCGTACGTGTCCTAGATGAACTTTTACTTCACTGCATCCATGAAAAAGCATCAACGTGGGCTAAGAATAAATGACGTGGAAAGGAAGATGGGGAAATAAGTCTATTACTaatgaaaatgtgatatatttccTAAAATACCCATGCTTGGGAGACAGAAGAGGTAGTAAAAGCACTAACGATTAGAATAAAATGGCACAACATTCAGATTCTAGCTCTACCATTCCTAGCTGTGTATCATGGAACAAATCACCTCACCCCTCAGATCTGcaattttcctcatctatgaaatgcaCCTACCCTTTAAGTAGGAGTTTAACTTCCCTTGGCACATACCAAACACTCAATGCCAAATCTTTAATGTTCCCTGCCCCCaaatactgaagaaaattaaGCCCTACTCTTTGCCAACCTAAGTGAGAATAAGAACAGCAGCAGTTTACACAGGGATGGGTTCCTGCCTGGGTGTGGGCACCGAAAAAGGTTTTTCTGAAGCTGCCCCTCCCTTAAACTGTCAAAAATGAGAGTTAAGATACCTGCACAGGAACCAGAGGTAGACAAGACTCTTGTGAGTCACTCTTTCTCGGAAGGAGAAGGTGGGTGGTGGGGTCTGGTGGTAagtctagaaaaagaaaacagcgaAGTCTGGATCATTTGCTCCACTGGTCTCCACCAGAGCCCAACACCTGCAGGCAGGGAAGTGCTCCAAGCCCATGATGAGAAAATAGGGGGTTAAGCCACAGAGGAGTCAGGGCAGCAGCCAGATGGGTGGACCAAGCTGGCGGCATCATCATGGACAAACACTGGGCAGAGCAGGTCTGGACGGGATGGTAAAGCACAGGAGGGACCAACCCTGGGCCTTCAGCTCTGACAACACAAATGGGGCTCCAGGGGAAGCCACTCCACTCCCCAGCTAGAACTGTGTGGCCGTAATCCCCAAGACGGCACGAGACCCATGCCCAGAATGGAATAACTGGAGGGGGAGAACCGTGAGCCCCACTAAGGACCGAAAGGGCAGCAGAGACACAATCACAAGCCCAAGATCTGCTCAGAATAAGGAGTCCTATAAGGCCAGGGGAGAAGGGATGATCCTGCTGCAGACGCAGACAGACCAGGAACAAAGGATGGTCAGACTGGCCCAGCCCGACCTCTGTCCCCTGGAACCCCATTACACAGACTAACATAGACTCCTTGCTGCTCAGGCCATCACCAAGGCAGAGCCCTTGCTCAGCCCAAAGAAGGTGATAATGGAATAGAGAGCCAAAAACTGTCACGTACCAGGGACTCCCAGCTTGCCCCTAGGCCACTTAGTCTGCCCACGGCCGACAGTGCCCAGAAACACCCCGATCCAGTCTCGACTGGCCCCTTACCCCAGCCTCTACAACTCGACTAACAGGTGGGCCCCAGTTGCCTCAGCAACTCTATACCCCTGGCCTGAGCAGCAggaggcagtggggtggggacagcCCACCTGGTTGGCAACCGCCTGTAGTTTGTTCTTGTCGAGCTGTTTCATTTTCTAAGGGGATGGAAAACAGTGCTGGTTATACTCTCAGGCCTCTAGGATGGGGGGTGCTACCAGCCCCACTCCTTGGGGACGGATTCCACACCCCAAAGTGCTCTCTATTGAGCTGCCCTGCTCCTAACTACAGGCTCACCTCGATGGCAGCATAAGCCTCCCGGAAAAGGTCCCAACTTCCGTAGCTGCAGTAGACACAGCCCAGAGTCatgaaaaagcagaaagagaagaagTACCGATGGTTATAGTGGCCTACACAGTTGTTTAGCCAGGCTGTGGGGGCAGGATTAAGGACAAGACCAAACACACAACTTCAGGGGGTGTCCAGGTTTCTCTGGTTCATCCTTGGTTCCTGACAACATCAACCAAGCCCAAGGCTTCCTGTCACCAAAGGCAGGAAAATATGGGACTTCCTTGAAGTTGAGGTGAAAGTGTTAAAGCTTTTCAAAGCCCTCACAGGTCCCATCAGGAGATCATGAAAACTGAAATCCTTCAGTAAAATGAGTCTGCCAATACTTCAACCTAACGGGTTAACCAGACATCTGTGTGGGAGAGCAGCAAGGGACCAATGGTTCTATCTGGACACCCACTggacaacccactgaaccaaacatCTCTTTCCATCCAATAGATGTTAGCACAACAGTCTACAAAAGAAAGAGCTGTTAGGGATGGGTGCCTTGCTCCAAGAAGATCCATCCCAGAGAGCATGTAAGCCTCCTGCTTTTCCCAGGAGATGTCAGCCCCGAAAACTGCTCTTCTACAGACTTCTCATGAGCCCAGTGTTCTCTGCAGGGTGATGCTAGAAGCCTTGGGTGTGTGGCCCTTAAACCTCTGCAGTGCTCTGGAGCTAAAGAAGGAGGCCTCAGGCAGAAGAGGTAATAAAAGGATACGGCAGTGATGATCCATCTTCAGCACACACCTGTGAGGGAGGGACACAGGCTCTGTTACGGTGGCCAAGGATCTTGAGATGTCAGTGCCAATCCTTTCCTATAAGGACCAGCATCCTGCTGAGGTGGAAAGGGCACAGACTTTGAGGAGAGCCAGGCCTTGCTTCAAATCCTGCTTCACTGGCTACATGACACTGGACAAGCTAACTCGGGGTCTCTTGCCTACCCTGGCCCATCTCTCTGAATCTCACTTTCCACAAGCGGTGATAATGTGGAACTTGCAGGACCATCCTGAGGACCAGGTGTCCCGGTATAGAGGGCACACTGCCTGGAACATGACGGGTGCCTCATAAATGTCCTGTCAAATTCCAGGTCTAGGTTCTGCCCTAGAGCTACAGCAAAAGGGCCACAGCTGGGGTTCCCAGAGACCCACCTATTGCAGATGCTGCAGTGGTGTGTTCGGGCTGGCTTGGGGTTAATGCACTTCTTACAGATGGAGACTGTTGTGATATCATTCCTGCCCTGTGCAGAAGGAGAAAAGCACCATGACAACTGTGGCAGCACCGGTTTTGTACCTCCAAAATACCAAGGCACTCTCCCTCCGCACTCCTGGGACTGGCTCCAATAGGCTGcagttctctccctcccccatgcccCTGAGGGGGGACCCACCGGGGGTGGGTATCCAGGTGGAGTGGTGATAGCCTGGTAGTAATGGAAGACGATGAGGATCAGATTCCAGTGACTATAGAAGAAATGCCAGCAGAGTCGTGGCACTGAGTAGGTTTGAAGGATGAGGGGCAGGACACACAGGTAGGCGATGGCCACGATGGAGCTGGTCAGCACGATCACCAGCACCACGAACACCTGCCGACACCAGGGAGGTCAAGAAGACGCAGTGAGAGAGCTCGCCAACACCCAGAGTAGACTCGGGGGTTTCCCCAGGGTAGGAGGCCAGTGTGGGTCCAAACCCAGTGTAGGTCCATCAGACCCATGTCCCTCTGCTACCCCCAAACATCCCTTCTCCTGTCCCCAGGCATCACTCACCACCCCACACCAGCGGATCACGTGGTCCACCAGCCAGTAGATAGGCTCAAAGGCAGCATCCACAGCGGCGTCACTGCCC includes these proteins:
- the ZDHHC16 gene encoding palmitoyltransferase ZDHHC16 isoform X4; translated protein: MRGQRSLLLGPARLCLRLLLLLGYRRRCPPLLRGPVQRWRYGKVCLRSLLYNSFGGSDAAVDAAFEPIYWLVDHVIRWCGVVFVVLVIVLTSSIVAIAYLCVLPLILQTYSVPRLCWHFFYSHWNLILIVFHYYQAITTPPGYPPPGRNDITTVSICKKCINPKPARTHHCSICNSYGSWDLFREAYAAIETYHQTPPPTFSFRERVTHKSLVYLWFLCSSVALALGALTVWHAVLISRGETSIERHINKKERRRLQAKGRVFRNHYNYGCLDNWKVFLGVDTGRHWLTRVLLPSSHLPHGNGLSWDPPPWVTAHSASVMAV
- the ZDHHC16 gene encoding palmitoyltransferase ZDHHC16 isoform X2 is translated as MRGQRSLLLGPARLCLRLLLLLGYRRRCPPLLRGPVQRWRYGKVCLRSLLYNSFGGSDAAVDAAFEPIYWLVDHVIRWCGVVFVVLVIVLTSSIVAIAYLCVLPLILQTYSVPRLCWHFFYSHWNLILIVFHYYQAITTPPGYPPPGRNDITTVSICKKCINPKPARTHHCSICNRCVLKMDHHCPWLNNCVGHYNHRYFFSFCFFMTLGCVYCSYGSWDLFREAYAAIETYHQTPPPTFSFRERVTHKSLVYLWFLCSSVALALGALTVWHAVLISRGETSIERHINKKERRRLQAKGRVFRNHYNYGCLDNWKVFLGVDTGRHWLTRVLLPSSHLPHGNGLSWDPPPWVTAHSASVMAV
- the ZDHHC16 gene encoding palmitoyltransferase ZDHHC16 isoform X3, yielding MRGQRSLLLGPARLCLRLLLLLGYRRRCPPLLRGPVQRWRYGKVCLRSLLYNSFGGSDAAVDAAFEPIYWLVDHVIRWCGVVFVVLVIVLTSSIVAIAYLCVLPLILQTYSVPRLCWHFFYSHWNLILIVFHYYQAITTPPGYPPPGRNDITTVSICKKCINPKPARTHHCSICNSYGSWDLFREAYAAIEKMKQLDKNKLQAVANQTYHQTPPPTFSFRERVTHKSLVYLWFLCSSVALALGALTVWHAVLISRGETSIERHINKKERRRLQAKGRVFRNHYNYGCLDNWKVFLGVDTGRHWLTRVLLPSSHLPHGNGLSWDPPPWVTAHSASVMAV
- the ZDHHC16 gene encoding palmitoyltransferase ZDHHC16 isoform X1 — encoded protein: MRGQRSLLLGPARLCLRLLLLLGYRRRCPPLLRGPVQRWRYGKVCLRSLLYNSFGGSDAAVDAAFEPIYWLVDHVIRWCGVVFVVLVIVLTSSIVAIAYLCVLPLILQTYSVPRLCWHFFYSHWNLILIVFHYYQAITTPPGYPPPGRNDITTVSICKKCINPKPARTHHCSICNRCVLKMDHHCPWLNNCVGHYNHRYFFSFCFFMTLGCVYCSYGSWDLFREAYAAIEKMKQLDKNKLQAVANQTYHQTPPPTFSFRERVTHKSLVYLWFLCSSVALALGALTVWHAVLISRGETSIERHINKKERRRLQAKGRVFRNHYNYGCLDNWKVFLGVDTGRHWLTRVLLPSSHLPHGNGLSWDPPPWVTAHSASVMAV